In the Kribbella sp. NBC_00482 genome, one interval contains:
- a CDS encoding GNAT family N-acetyltransferase → MSDFGVPEPANLSDLSGDTPVAETSVRLALPAEANGIGEIQVAAWRTSYAGLLPADVLADLNPSQFAAQWRAALVAPGEARNRVMVALAGRTLVGFAAITPSDDPDADPQHDALIAELAVSPEATRAGHGSRLLNAVVDTVRADGFRRVTVWVNSTDDVLRAFYTESGWAPDGAHRELDLYGDESVRIKQIRLHTDPGTE, encoded by the coding sequence ATGAGTGACTTCGGCGTACCGGAACCCGCCAACCTCTCGGATCTGTCAGGCGACACCCCGGTGGCCGAGACGAGCGTGAGGCTCGCACTGCCCGCGGAGGCCAACGGGATCGGCGAGATTCAGGTCGCGGCCTGGCGTACGTCGTACGCCGGGCTGCTGCCGGCCGATGTCCTGGCCGATCTCAACCCTTCGCAGTTCGCGGCCCAGTGGCGGGCCGCGCTGGTCGCTCCGGGCGAGGCGCGGAACCGGGTGATGGTCGCGCTGGCCGGCCGCACCCTGGTCGGCTTCGCGGCCATCACGCCGTCCGACGACCCGGACGCCGACCCGCAGCACGATGCGTTGATCGCCGAGCTGGCCGTCAGCCCCGAGGCGACCCGCGCCGGCCACGGCTCGCGCCTTCTGAACGCCGTCGTCGACACGGTCCGCGCCGACGGCTTCCGCCGCGTCACCGTCTGGGTCAACTCGACCGACGACGTCCTCCGCGCCTTCTACACCGAGTCCGGCTGGGCCCCCGACGGCGCCCACCGCGAGCTCGACCTCTACGGCGACGAGTCCGTCCGCATCAAGCAGATCCGCCTCCACACCGACCCCGGCACGGAGTAG